The sequence CAAGTCCACATATTGATCCATTTTGACCAATTTTGCCACCCCCTCGCGCGAGGCATCGGGAAGGAGTGAAATCGCCTCTATGGGTAGGTTGTTTGCCTTAAGAACCGCCTGCATCACCGAAGCGATCGCCTCATTGCTTCGCTTGGCCTCTTTGCCGCCTTTGAGCACGCAGACATTCCCGCTCTTAAAGCAGAGTGCAGCGGTGTCGCTCGTGACATTGGGGCGTGATTCATAGATGATTCCCACCACACCAATAGGAGTGCTCACCTTCTCGATTCTTAGGCCATTCTCCACCACCCATCCATCGACGATTCTCCCCAGGGGATTCCTTAGCATTGCGATCTCTTCAATCGCTCTTGCCATTCCTGCAATCTTTGGGCCATCCAGAGCCAGACGCTCTAGCATAGAGCCTTTAAGCCCTGAGGCTTGCGCCTCCTTGAGATCAAGTGCATTGACATTTAAAATCATCTCCTGCGATTCCCTAATTGCTCCTGCCATCGCCCTTAAAATCTCATTGCGTCTCTGGGGCAAGAGGGTGGCAATCGCTCTTGAAGCCTGTTTGGCCTTCTGCAAAAACGCTTCCATGAGAGAATCCTTTCTTTATGCCTTGGTCGAAAAATAGCGATCCGTCTCGGCTTTGATCACCTTGGAGAGGAGCAAGAGCGCGATGAGGTTAGGAATCGCCATGAGGCCATTGGCCATGTCGGAGAAATTCCAGACAAACTCCAGCTTCACCATCGCTCCCACAATGATAAAGGAGACAAAAATCGCCCTGAAGAGCTTGATTTTTTTATGTCCAAAGAGAAACTCAAACGCCTTCTCTCCGTAGTAGCTCCAGCCAAGAATGGTCGAGTAGCCAAAAAGCACGGTCGCAAGAATCACCACGCTGGCGCCAAATCCTCCAAGATAGTGCTCAAAGCTCCTTAGGGTCAGCTCGCCCGCACTCACCCCTTCTAGCCACTGGGGAGCACTCAAAATCACCACCGCGGTCATGGTGCAGACCACCAGCGTGTCAATAAAGGTCTGAGTCATAGAGACGAGTGCCTGCTTCACAGGGTCATTGGTCTTGGCCGCCGCTGCTGCAATGGGCGCAGAACCTAGACCTGATTCGTTAGAGAAAACCCCGCGCGCCAAACCATAACGAATCGCGCTAGCCACCATCGCTCCAACAAAGCCTCCTGAGGCAGCGTGAGGGTTGAAAGCATAATAAAATATGTCGCCAAACACAGGGAGAATCTTATCCGCGTGCATCACCAAAATAGCGATGGCTGTTGTGGTGTAAACCACAATCATGAAGGGCACCAAAAAGGCAGTGAATTTACCAATGCTCTTGATTCCGCCAAGAATCACAAGCGCAGTGAGGACTAACATCACAAAGCCTGAGACCCAAGCGGGAATCTCCATACTAGAGAAAAGCACTGAAGAGACGGCATTGGCTTGAGTCATATTGCCAATCCCAAAAGAGGCAAAAACCGTGAACACCGCAAAGAGAACGCCTAGCCATTTGAGCTTCAATCCCTCGGTGATGTAATACATCGGCCCTCCCTTAAAGCCCATCGCTCCACTTTGGCGATACTTCACTGCCAAGACCGCCTCGGCGTATTTGGTCGCCATCCCGACTAGCCCTGTCACCCACATCCAAAAGACCGCTCCTGGTCCCCCCATGCTGATGGCTGTAGCCACGCCTACGATATTCCCGATTCCCACCGTCGCAGCAAGCGCCGTGGTGAGCGCAGAGAAGTGGCTGATCTCTCCTTCAGAGTGAGGCTCTTTATGAAAAATAAGCCTAAAGGCGTGCCCCAAAGCTCTAAACTGCACCCCTCTAAGCAGAATCGTGAGATAGATTCCTGTCCCCACCAACAAAACCAACATCGGCACACCCCAAACAAATGAGGCAATCGATGAGACCAGATTCTCCAAGATTTCCATACTCCTTAACCCTCCTTAATTTTTAAATGAATCTTCCAAATATTCGCGCTCTAGCTTCTCCGCCTCTTCCACAAGCCGATCGACTAGCTCTTCTTCAGGGAGTTTGCAGAGTATCTCCCCTTTTTTGATAATAAGCCCATCTCCACGCCCAAAGGCGATGGCGATGTCAGCGTGCTTGGCCTCTCCAAGCGCATTCACCGCACACCCCATGACAGAGATTTGAAGCGGCGCTCTAATATGCTTCACGCGCTCCTCCACGCGCTTCACCGCGCTCACTAGATCGGCTTCAATTCTTCCGCAAGTAGGGCAAGAGATGAGATAGACCCCCTCTTTCTGTCGCCCCGAATATTTAAGAATCGCCCGCGCCACCTCGACCTCTTGCTCTAACTCACCCGTGATAGAGACACGCATCGTATCGCCGATTCCCTCTAAAAGAAGCCCCCCTAGCGCCATAGAACTCTTGATCATTGAATGAAAAAGCGTGCCCGCCTCCGTCACCCCCAAATGGAAGGGATATTCCACCAAAGGACGCAGCTCGCGATAAGCTAAAACCGTGCGCTCCACATCACTCGCTTTAAGTGAAACTTTAATATTGGCGAATCCAAAATCCTCTAAAAGTTTAATATTATAGAGCGCTGATTCCACCATTCCCCTGGGAGTGGCACCATATTTTTGCTCAAACATCTCCTCCAAGCTTCCCCCATTCACTCCGATTCGAATAGGAATCCCTCGCTCAGCACACGCATCCGCCACCGCTTTGATCTTCTCTTTAGAGCCAATATTTCCAGGGTTGATGCGGATACAATCCACGCTTTGAGCAGCGATGAGGGCGAGCTTATAACGAAAGTGAATATCCGCCACTAAAGGCAGAGGACTCAGACGCTTAAGCTCCTTAAGCGCGTTGGCATCCTCATGGTCGCTTACGGCTACGCGCACAATATCGCATCCCGCCAACGCAAGACGATCAATTTGTGCCTTGGTCGCTCCAATATCCGCTGTTTTACTAAAGGTCATTGACTGCACCGAAATGGGCGCATCACCCCCAATCGCAACATCACCAACAAATATCTTTTTTGTTTTCACTCTCTCTTGCAAAATAGAGCGCTCCCTTACCATGAGGCTTTAAAAGGGATAATCATACAAAAGTTTGGATTGATTTTCCACTTGGCTGAAACTAACAAGGGGCAAGATTCATCAAAGAATAGATGAAGTATAATCTTTAAAAGTGTCGCAAATATCGCTATTTGGGCGCTTCAACTTTTGGGGTTGCCCATTTTCGAGGCAGGGGGATGTCATGCACGATTCATCACCATCAGGCAAAGAGAGACTCAACGTTTCGATCCTCTATGTGGAGGACGAGGAGAATATTAGGCAGGTTCTAGCCAAGATTCTGCTCCGCAAGTTCAAAGAGGTGGTGACCGCCTCTAACGGTCTTGAGGGGCTAGAGCGCTACATGGAAAATAAGCCTGATATCGTTATCACTGACATTAGAATGCCTGAAATGAGTGGAATCGAGATGAGTCGCCGCATTCGCGCCATCGACCCTGACGCTCTCATCGTCATCACGACCGCTTTCACCGATGTAGAACACTTTCTAGATGCAGTCAATCTAGGAATCAATCGCTTCATCCTCAAACCCATTGATGCCGAAAAGCTCGAAGAATCAATCTATGAGCTTGTTCAGACGGTCAATAAGCGTCAAGATTTCAAAAATGTCAACCAACTTTTGAATGAATACAAAAAAGCCGTTGATTCTAGTGCCATCGTCTCCAAGACTAACAAGCGCGGAATCATCACCTATGTCAATGAAGCCTTTTGCCACATATCGGGCTACAGCCAAGAAGAGCTTCTTGGCAAGCCCCATAATATCGTGCGTCACCCTGTCACCCCCAAACAGGTCTTCAAAGAGATGTGGGAGACTATTTTAGCGGGCAAGATATGGAAAGGCACCGTCCAAAACAAGAAGAAAGATGGCAGTCACTACACCGTAGAGGCGACCATCGTTCCCATCCTTGATGCCAAGGGTGAGATTGTCGAATTTATCGCGATTCGCTACGATATCACCGAGCTTTTGGAGATTCAAAAGGAGATGGAACGCTATAGAGTCAAACAGCTCACCCAAAGCGTTCAAAAAGCCTCCGAATTGCGCCTAGAAACCCTCCTCTCTGCCCTGCCCCACCCCTCTTTCATCATCGATTCCGAA comes from Wolinella succinogenes DSM 1740 and encodes:
- the ispG gene encoding flavodoxin-dependent (E)-4-hydroxy-3-methylbut-2-enyl-diphosphate synthase yields the protein MVRERSILQERVKTKKIFVGDVAIGGDAPISVQSMTFSKTADIGATKAQIDRLALAGCDIVRVAVSDHEDANALKELKRLSPLPLVADIHFRYKLALIAAQSVDCIRINPGNIGSKEKIKAVADACAERGIPIRIGVNGGSLEEMFEQKYGATPRGMVESALYNIKLLEDFGFANIKVSLKASDVERTVLAYRELRPLVEYPFHLGVTEAGTLFHSMIKSSMALGGLLLEGIGDTMRVSITGELEQEVEVARAILKYSGRQKEGVYLISCPTCGRIEADLVSAVKRVEERVKHIRAPLQISVMGCAVNALGEAKHADIAIAFGRGDGLIIKKGEILCKLPEEELVDRLVEEAEKLEREYLEDSFKN
- a CDS encoding alanine/glycine:cation symporter family protein, which gives rise to MEILENLVSSIASFVWGVPMLVLLVGTGIYLTILLRGVQFRALGHAFRLIFHKEPHSEGEISHFSALTTALAATVGIGNIVGVATAISMGGPGAVFWMWVTGLVGMATKYAEAVLAVKYRQSGAMGFKGGPMYYITEGLKLKWLGVLFAVFTVFASFGIGNMTQANAVSSVLFSSMEIPAWVSGFVMLVLTALVILGGIKSIGKFTAFLVPFMIVVYTTTAIAILVMHADKILPVFGDIFYYAFNPHAASGGFVGAMVASAIRYGLARGVFSNESGLGSAPIAAAAAKTNDPVKQALVSMTQTFIDTLVVCTMTAVVILSAPQWLEGVSAGELTLRSFEHYLGGFGASVVILATVLFGYSTILGWSYYGEKAFEFLFGHKKIKLFRAIFVSFIIVGAMVKLEFVWNFSDMANGLMAIPNLIALLLLSKVIKAETDRYFSTKA
- a CDS encoding response regulator gives rise to the protein MHDSSPSGKERLNVSILYVEDEENIRQVLAKILLRKFKEVVTASNGLEGLERYMENKPDIVITDIRMPEMSGIEMSRRIRAIDPDALIVITTAFTDVEHFLDAVNLGINRFILKPIDAEKLEESIYELVQTVNKRQDFKNVNQLLNEYKKAVDSSAIVSKTNKRGIITYVNEAFCHISGYSQEELLGKPHNIVRHPVTPKQVFKEMWETILAGKIWKGTVQNKKKDGSHYTVEATIVPILDAKGEIVEFIAIRYDITELLEIQKEMERYRVKQLTQSVQKASELRLETLLSALPHPSFIIDSEDTIIAFNHHSEALFDLYGHKGWLEKLKKGSLDFKELADSEESLFLSPIDWKHLILELEPQESKKLLLAIPSPSSRYILGLSRLQGETKERLLLTLTPFNPEEAS